Proteins encoded in a region of the Nicotiana tomentosiformis chromosome 9, ASM39032v3, whole genome shotgun sequence genome:
- the LOC138899043 gene encoding uncharacterized protein, with protein MGIPETSGVSFTTFQLTGASFRWWETCERSRPAGAAPLLWHEFSVLFLEKFVPPTRREELHRQFEQLRQEGLRFVMTQENVLGTMFDKVVDIARRLELVHSQEREEREAKMPRGSGGFSGVSSGGQSHHNRGRPYRTAQMDCPVHHGASVSHGSYSARSGQSSFSTLPAQSLYHTLSSQVSTSSSLGYQEQ; from the exons ATGGGTATTCctgagactagtggggtctcatttactacttttcagctgacgggGGCATCAtttagatggtgggagacctGTGAGCGGAGCAGGCCAGCTGGTGCTGCACCACTTTTATGGCACGAGTTCTCCGttctattcttggagaagtttgtgccaccgacTCGTAGGGAGGAGTTacataggcagtttgagcagctacgccaggagg gTTTGCGATTTGTTATGACTCAAGAGAATGTATTGGGTACTATGTTCGataaggtggttgatattgctcggcggtTAGAGCTGGTCcatagtcaggagcgtgaggagagggaggccaagatgcctcgtggttcgggtggtttcagtggtgtttcttctgggggtcagtcccaccacaacaggggtcgtccttataggacCGCTCAGATGGATTGTCcagttcatcatggtgcatcagttagccatggttcttacagtgctcgttcgggtcagtcatcattcagtacATTACCAGCACAGAGTTTATACCATACCTTGTCTTCCCAGGTTTCTACAAGCAGTTCTTTAGGTTATCAGGAGCAGTAG